The following proteins are encoded in a genomic region of Thermoflexus hugenholtzii JAD2:
- a CDS encoding DUF11 domain-containing protein translates to MRQLRQGGLTFLLAGILLALLIGALGILSGTPVPVARAQGTGVITHTRVADFAVGCAISTGISVGNAEGGELHLTASVEDDFDGTAIDGARWVISISNPAAGPYQAITLANGLVSLDGMYLRSVLTMTQLPRFFEARARLMRMPNTSGEPDLGFYREVGPAYNPFTPTSSIRLFILGNGDINNLIVRARDGDGPIADVDIPDPDETQFHVFRIEWEPEATRYYINGVLQTTIPSPTLVVTSWVFLYHQTPSFYGSTPTDIDWVRAGQYVGNGTYTSCPQDAGQKVRWDTLAWNAVMPPGTTLLFRVRTSADGVTWSNWSDPLPAGPNNIPSTLAFARYLQYRVEMSTTNPMQSPEVQEVALRYSELADLVVSKSASSDTVLAGNELTYTVRITNNGPLPAQNVRVTDTLPGGVTWITSTPSQGTCTTLTCNLGTLNPGGVATVNIRVRVNSNTLEGTLANQVIVGTDTPDDPANNTATVSTAVQTQADLSLTLRDEPDLVMAGDLLTYTLTLTNAGPSDARGVQITLTLPSGLTVLSLFPSQGSCAGTTCTLGDVPADGTATLLLRARVNSSTPAGNLTLSAQASATTPDPNPANNTASETTTVQTQADLALTMNDAPDPVLAGAWLTYTLTLANTGPSDAQSVAVDLALPDGVTPIAWIPSQGTCADTTCTLGTLLAGNIARITVTTQISSNIPPGTILSAIAQATSPTSDPNTANNTATAFTTVQTQADLSLTIRDEPDPVMAGDLLTYTLTLTNAGPSDARGVQITLTLPSGLTVLSLFPSQGSCAGTTCTLGDVPADGTATLLLRAQVNAGTPAGSLTLSAQASATTPDPNLDNNTASETTTVETQADLVLTLQDEPDPVVAGRLLTYTLTLTNAGPSDAQGVVLTLTLPISWQVNGFTPISGCSLDEDGNRIICAMGTMPAEAVQTLLVTGTVPAEVPEGTVLIAQAEVRAGTPDANSENNEALASTEVRGEADLQLLLSGEPELVFVGEVVTYTLALTNTGPSLAPGVQVTLTLPDGVQVLDATPSLGSCVEASCALGDLPVGENATVRLRVRVERWTSPEIRVRVEAVSRAVDPTPASAEIQTQVRLRLFLPLVMRGG, encoded by the coding sequence ATGCGACAGCTTCGCCAAGGCGGGTTAACCTTCCTCCTGGCCGGGATCCTCCTGGCCCTCTTGATCGGCGCGCTGGGGATCCTGAGCGGCACGCCCGTCCCGGTCGCCCGGGCGCAGGGGACCGGCGTCATCACCCACACCCGTGTGGCGGATTTCGCCGTGGGGTGCGCCATCTCCACCGGCATCTCCGTCGGCAACGCGGAGGGAGGGGAGTTACACCTCACTGCGAGTGTGGAGGACGATTTCGACGGCACCGCCATCGATGGGGCACGCTGGGTGATCAGCATCTCCAACCCGGCGGCAGGCCCCTATCAAGCCATCACACTGGCCAACGGCCTGGTCTCCCTGGATGGCATGTATCTGCGCTCGGTCCTCACAATGACCCAGCTCCCCCGCTTCTTCGAGGCTCGGGCCCGGCTGATGCGGATGCCCAACACCTCTGGCGAACCGGATCTGGGCTTCTACCGAGAGGTCGGCCCTGCATACAACCCATTCACCCCCACCAGCTCCATCCGATTGTTCATCTTAGGAAATGGCGACATCAACAACCTGATCGTGCGAGCCCGGGATGGCGATGGGCCGATCGCGGATGTGGACATCCCGGATCCTGATGAGACACAGTTCCACGTCTTCCGCATCGAGTGGGAACCCGAGGCCACCCGCTATTACATCAACGGGGTTCTGCAAACCACCATTCCATCCCCCACTCTGGTGGTCACCTCGTGGGTGTTCCTGTATCATCAGACCCCCTCCTTTTACGGCTCCACCCCCACCGACATCGACTGGGTGCGCGCTGGCCAGTATGTGGGGAATGGGACCTACACCTCGTGCCCGCAGGACGCCGGCCAGAAGGTCCGCTGGGATACCCTCGCATGGAACGCAGTCATGCCGCCAGGCACAACCCTCCTCTTCCGCGTCCGCACCTCTGCGGACGGTGTGACCTGGTCGAACTGGTCGGATCCCTTGCCGGCGGGCCCAAACAACATCCCCTCCACACTGGCCTTCGCACGATATCTGCAATACCGCGTGGAAATGAGCACCACCAATCCCATGCAGTCCCCTGAGGTGCAAGAGGTGGCGCTGCGATATTCAGAGCTGGCGGATCTCGTGGTGAGCAAGAGCGCATCCTCGGACACCGTCCTCGCAGGAAACGAGTTGACCTACACTGTCCGGATCACGAACAATGGGCCGCTCCCGGCTCAGAACGTGCGGGTGACGGACACGCTGCCCGGCGGGGTGACGTGGATCACGTCCACGCCTTCCCAGGGCACATGCACCACCCTCACATGCAACCTGGGGACCCTGAACCCGGGCGGCGTCGCCACGGTCAATATCCGGGTCCGGGTGAACAGCAATACCCTTGAGGGAACCCTGGCGAACCAGGTGATCGTCGGCACCGACACCCCGGACGATCCCGCCAACAACACCGCGACGGTCTCCACGGCCGTCCAAACCCAGGCGGATCTGAGCCTGACGCTTCGGGACGAGCCCGATCTGGTGATGGCAGGGGATCTGCTCACCTACACCCTGACCCTGACTAATGCCGGCCCCTCGGATGCCCGAGGGGTGCAGATCACCCTCACCCTTCCGAGCGGCCTGACCGTCCTCAGTCTCTTCCCCTCCCAGGGATCCTGTGCCGGCACCACCTGCACCCTGGGGGACGTGCCGGCGGATGGGACTGCCACTCTTCTCCTGCGCGCCCGGGTCAACTCCAGCACCCCGGCGGGGAACCTGACCCTCTCCGCCCAGGCGTCTGCCACCACCCCGGATCCCAACCCGGCCAACAACACCGCCAGCGAAACCACCACCGTCCAAACTCAGGCCGATTTGGCCCTGACGATGAACGATGCCCCTGACCCTGTGCTGGCTGGAGCGTGGCTCACCTACACCCTCACCCTGGCCAACACCGGGCCTTCCGACGCCCAGTCGGTGGCGGTCGATCTTGCCCTCCCCGACGGCGTGACGCCCATCGCCTGGATCCCCTCTCAGGGGACCTGCGCCGACACCACTTGCACCTTGGGCACCCTCCTCGCCGGGAACATCGCCCGCATTACTGTCACCACCCAGATCAGCAGCAACATCCCGCCGGGCACCATCCTCTCCGCCATCGCCCAGGCCACCTCCCCTACTTCCGACCCGAACACGGCCAACAACACGGCGACCGCCTTCACCACCGTCCAGACCCAGGCGGATCTGAGTCTGACGATTCGGGACGAGCCCGATCCGGTGATGGCAGGGGATCTGCTCACCTACACTCTGACCCTGACTAATGCCGGCCCCTCGGATGCCCGAGGGGTGCAGATCACCCTCACCCTTCCGAGCGGCCTGACCGTCCTCAGTCTCTTCCCCTCCCAGGGATCCTGTGCCGGCACCACCTGCACCCTGGGGGACGTGCCGGCGGATGGGACTGCCACTCTTCTCCTGCGCGCCCAGGTCAACGCCGGCACCCCGGCGGGAAGCCTGACCCTCTCCGCCCAGGCGTCTGCTACCACCCCGGACCCCAACCTGGACAACAACACCGCCAGCGAAACCACCACCGTCGAAACCCAGGCCGATCTCGTCCTGACCTTGCAGGATGAGCCGGATCCGGTGGTGGCGGGACGTCTCCTCACCTACACCCTTACCCTGACCAACGCCGGGCCATCCGACGCGCAGGGGGTGGTCCTCACGCTGACCCTGCCTATCTCATGGCAGGTGAATGGTTTCACCCCGATCAGCGGCTGCAGTCTGGACGAGGACGGGAACCGAATCATCTGTGCTATGGGAACCATGCCAGCAGAAGCTGTTCAGACGCTCCTCGTCACCGGGACCGTGCCAGCAGAGGTCCCTGAAGGCACGGTGCTGATCGCCCAGGCAGAGGTTCGGGCGGGGACCCCGGATGCGAACAGCGAGAACAACGAGGCGCTGGCTTCCACCGAGGTGCGAGGGGAGGCGGATCTGCAGCTCCTCCTCTCCGGGGAGCCGGAGCTCGTCTTCGTTGGCGAGGTGGTCACTTATACCCTGGCTCTGACCAACACCGGTCCTTCCCTGGCGCCAGGGGTGCAGGTCACGCTCACCCTGCCCGACGGTGTGCAGGTTCTGGACGCGACGCCTTCCTTGGGCTCTTGTGTAGAGGCTTCCTGCGCCCTCGGGGATCTCCCGGTTGGAGAGAACGCCACGGTCCGGCTGCGCGTGCGGGTCGAGCGGTGGACCAGCCCGGAGATCCGCGTCCGGGTTGAGGCCGTTTCGCGGGCGGTGGACCCTACACCCGCCTCCGCGGAGATCCAGACGCAGGTTCGCCTCCGCCTGTTCCTGCCGCTGGTTATGCGCGGCGGATGA
- a CDS encoding twin-arginine translocation signal domain-containing protein, with the protein MGSITRRQFLKMSSAAGLTVAAVGALGGYRLWEDTDGEPLPVRAPFAEPPDRRWPLSSRPAPILLITNEQADPPTGAYLAEILRAEGLNAFRAASLSALRMEILERFLMVVLSAGPLEVVHGETLRRYVARGGRLLAMRPPSHLADLFGLEPTSGQTAEGYIRIRPEHPLGRGFSRETIQFHGVADHYRPAGAEVVAFLAGKTGDLPFPAVTLYPFGEGQAGCWAFDPAWSIALTRQGNPDLAHQERDGLHGLRAHELFDGWIDLDRIGIPQADELMRLLGRMITGMLLDRLPLPRIWYFPDGAPGILVATGDAHNMPPSAVEEVLRRVEARGGTFSVYYAPQPRNRLQRAWHRLRDWVDQAAAHVVLPDHVWRWRARGHEFGLHPYVEEGLEAGWRRYYEVFTGMGYRPVPPTVRTHRVLWSGWVETARFQAACGIRMNLDFYHVGPMFRKPDGEWVFGYFTGSGLPIRFVDEEGRVLNIYQQLTALVDEQLIGRTWPQAPQFPLPIALEISRSLIRRGVEQGEALALQAHVDPFAIGGEAAETQARWLEGILDEAVGLGIPIWSAQRWLEFVEARDQTELEEVHWDPERQALHLRIRSPVAPARLTLALPLEIPGGRLHEVRIDGSSVPYRERSWKGIPWAWMELRGGILSLSAFYGPSG; encoded by the coding sequence ATGGGTTCCATCACCCGACGCCAGTTCCTGAAGATGAGCAGCGCAGCGGGGCTCACCGTAGCGGCAGTAGGAGCCCTCGGCGGCTACCGCCTGTGGGAGGACACGGACGGAGAGCCTCTGCCTGTGCGCGCTCCCTTTGCCGAGCCGCCGGATCGACGGTGGCCATTGAGCAGTCGTCCCGCTCCGATCCTGCTGATCACGAACGAACAGGCGGATCCTCCCACCGGGGCTTATCTCGCGGAGATCCTGCGGGCGGAGGGCCTGAACGCGTTCCGGGCGGCCTCCCTTTCGGCCCTACGCATGGAGATCCTGGAGCGCTTCCTGATGGTGGTGCTCAGCGCGGGCCCTCTGGAGGTTGTCCACGGGGAGACGCTGCGGCGCTACGTCGCCCGGGGCGGCCGCCTGCTCGCCATGCGGCCGCCCTCTCACCTGGCGGATCTCTTCGGGCTGGAGCCGACCTCCGGTCAGACCGCCGAAGGGTATATCCGGATCCGCCCGGAGCATCCCCTGGGTCGGGGTTTCTCTCGAGAGACGATCCAATTCCACGGCGTGGCCGATCATTACCGGCCGGCTGGCGCGGAGGTCGTCGCCTTCCTGGCCGGGAAGACCGGGGATCTACCCTTCCCGGCTGTGACCCTGTATCCGTTCGGAGAGGGCCAGGCCGGGTGTTGGGCCTTCGATCCGGCCTGGAGCATTGCCCTGACCCGTCAGGGCAACCCCGATCTTGCCCATCAGGAGCGGGATGGGCTCCATGGCCTGCGGGCCCATGAGCTCTTCGACGGCTGGATCGATTTGGACCGCATCGGGATCCCCCAGGCGGACGAGCTGATGCGGCTGCTGGGCCGGATGATCACCGGGATGCTCTTGGACCGCCTCCCGCTCCCACGGATCTGGTATTTTCCGGACGGTGCCCCGGGGATCCTGGTGGCGACCGGGGATGCCCACAACATGCCTCCGTCGGCGGTGGAAGAAGTCCTCCGCCGGGTGGAGGCGCGTGGGGGGACGTTCAGCGTGTATTACGCCCCGCAGCCCCGCAATCGTCTTCAGCGTGCATGGCATCGTCTGCGGGATTGGGTCGATCAAGCGGCTGCACATGTCGTCCTGCCGGATCACGTGTGGCGCTGGCGGGCCCGTGGCCACGAGTTCGGGCTCCACCCCTATGTCGAAGAAGGCCTGGAGGCTGGCTGGCGGCGCTACTACGAAGTGTTCACCGGGATGGGCTACCGTCCGGTCCCCCCTACCGTGCGCACCCATCGGGTCCTGTGGAGCGGCTGGGTGGAGACCGCACGATTCCAGGCCGCCTGTGGGATCCGGATGAACCTGGATTTCTATCATGTCGGACCGATGTTTCGAAAGCCAGACGGGGAGTGGGTCTTCGGCTACTTCACCGGCAGCGGGCTTCCGATTCGTTTCGTTGACGAAGAGGGCCGCGTCCTGAACATCTACCAGCAGCTCACCGCCCTGGTCGATGAGCAGCTGATCGGGCGGACCTGGCCGCAGGCGCCACAGTTTCCGCTTCCCATCGCCCTGGAGATCTCCAGGTCCCTCATCCGCCGAGGTGTGGAGCAGGGCGAGGCCCTCGCCCTTCAGGCCCATGTGGATCCGTTTGCCATCGGCGGGGAGGCCGCCGAGACCCAGGCCCGCTGGCTGGAGGGGATCCTGGACGAAGCCGTCGGGTTGGGCATTCCGATCTGGTCCGCGCAACGCTGGCTGGAGTTCGTGGAGGCCCGCGATCAGACGGAGCTGGAGGAGGTGCACTGGGATCCCGAGAGGCAGGCGCTCCATCTGCGGATCCGCTCCCCCGTTGCCCCCGCTCGTCTCACCCTGGCCCTCCCCCTGGAGATCCCGGGCGGGCGCCTCCATGAAGTGCGCATCGATGGCTCCTCCGTCCCCTATCGCGAGCGAAGCTGGAAGGGCATTCCCTGGGCGTGGATGGAGCTGCGGGGAGGGATCCTTTCGCTCTCGGCGTTCTACGGGCCCTCCGGGTAA
- a CDS encoding O-antigen ligase family protein — protein MRFPGQGMMRPVVRMGIGWLCLSLGLLSLGLTGGILRARWRGTIAGFPPPIPWSGEPRVGLNLYLFGQNPEDRHRDLQQVRGLGISRIRVFFPWSAIQPTRDRWDWSEADQVMADIRAAGLEPVVVLGGSPAWAARRIGPMAPPLDPEDFARFAGAFAARYGSWVRFYQIWDEPNLTIGWGGGAPDPAAYATLLRAAAAAIRAADPDAVILLAGLAPTVEQGPWNLADWLFLERLYQLGARESFDIVAAKPYGFDTGPEDRRVDPEVLNFSRAILLREVMVRYGDEGKPLWASHWGWNALPPGWSGRPSIWGQVDEATQARYIREAVERVRREWPWMGTMFLESWRPNVPPDDPYWGFAMVDPRGRLRPAAEALRAVADEAVFTPGYYPAAILQADGSGYGPPPGAQYEGAWRFSALGADIGREEGDRLRFTFEGTGLALRVRRGGYRAHLYVSVDGQPANRLPRDARGAYLILTSPDYATPEVVTVPVAEGLPYGLHTVRIEAERGWGQWALVGWSIAGVGPDPLRYRLALALSLLGVGMGGWLLVTGLVRARRPPLQEILQAIAHRLGLWGAWGLSGLVYAGMWWISLEPWGLRRAGEVGWLGLGLALSGLFYLAPRVALTALAACLLLMVLIRRPSLGLALTAFWAPFYLYPKPFFQKAFPMNELMLLLTAAAWILHRGIRWGRGERGRWAWEPADRWMLIFFGAATLSTALAAFQRVAWREWRLVILEPLLFYFLARAMRPSRAEWEAVLQAFLLGGIGVAGVGLLQWITGTGLITGEAGARCIRGPYGSPNNLALYLGRVFPFLLALTLNGSSRRGRLLAGLGLLMVGAALIGTCSEGAGFLGIPAALMAMGGLWLWDRWGGLSRGVRWGLILMAVGGILLFAGALAPRIGEALARRAATPGSTVFFRARLWASTLDLIREHPLFGVGPDNFLYWYRSRYIRPDAWQEPNLSHPHNVFLDFWARTGLLGLIAGLAWQVLFWRRVVRAGISGDPWRWGAAGAMADLLGHGLVDHGFFLIDLALAFMIIFGTGLGIAEGSPRSERPRPVRIHKAIVYPEGP, from the coding sequence ATGAGGTTTCCAGGGCAAGGCATGATGCGGCCGGTCGTGCGGATGGGGATCGGATGGTTGTGCCTCAGCCTGGGGCTCCTCAGCCTGGGGCTGACAGGAGGGATCCTGCGCGCCCGCTGGCGGGGGACCATCGCCGGGTTCCCCCCGCCGATCCCCTGGTCGGGCGAACCCCGCGTGGGCCTCAACCTCTACCTCTTCGGACAGAACCCCGAAGATCGCCATCGGGATCTGCAGCAGGTCCGCGGGTTGGGCATCTCCCGCATCCGCGTCTTCTTCCCCTGGTCGGCGATCCAGCCGACGCGGGATCGCTGGGACTGGTCCGAGGCAGACCAGGTGATGGCCGACATTCGGGCCGCTGGCCTGGAGCCGGTGGTGGTGCTGGGGGGCAGCCCCGCATGGGCGGCGCGACGGATCGGGCCGATGGCCCCGCCGCTGGATCCGGAGGATTTCGCCCGGTTCGCCGGGGCCTTCGCCGCGCGCTATGGCTCGTGGGTGCGGTTCTATCAGATCTGGGACGAGCCCAACCTGACCATCGGATGGGGCGGGGGCGCTCCGGATCCCGCTGCCTATGCCACCTTGTTGCGAGCGGCAGCGGCCGCGATCCGCGCCGCGGACCCGGACGCGGTGATCCTCCTGGCGGGCCTGGCCCCCACAGTGGAGCAGGGCCCGTGGAACCTGGCGGACTGGCTGTTCCTGGAGCGGCTGTATCAGCTGGGCGCCCGGGAGTCCTTCGACATCGTCGCTGCCAAGCCCTACGGCTTCGACACCGGACCGGAGGACCGCCGGGTGGACCCGGAGGTACTGAATTTCTCCCGGGCGATCCTGCTGCGCGAGGTCATGGTGCGATACGGCGATGAGGGGAAACCCCTCTGGGCCAGCCACTGGGGCTGGAACGCCCTGCCGCCGGGCTGGAGCGGTCGCCCTTCCATCTGGGGGCAGGTGGACGAGGCCACCCAGGCCCGTTACATCCGGGAGGCCGTCGAGCGGGTCCGGCGGGAATGGCCCTGGATGGGGACGATGTTCTTAGAGAGCTGGCGCCCGAATGTGCCCCCCGACGATCCCTACTGGGGGTTTGCGATGGTCGATCCCCGCGGGCGGCTCCGGCCGGCGGCGGAGGCGCTGCGGGCCGTCGCAGACGAAGCGGTCTTCACCCCCGGATACTACCCGGCGGCCATCCTGCAAGCGGACGGATCCGGCTATGGGCCGCCGCCGGGCGCGCAGTATGAGGGCGCGTGGCGCTTCTCCGCCCTGGGAGCGGATATCGGCCGGGAGGAGGGGGATCGCCTGCGCTTCACCTTTGAGGGGACCGGGCTGGCCCTTCGCGTCCGGCGGGGAGGGTATCGCGCCCATCTTTACGTGTCGGTGGATGGGCAGCCGGCGAACCGGCTTCCCCGCGACGCCCGCGGCGCGTATTTGATCCTCACCTCCCCCGATTACGCGACCCCGGAGGTGGTCACGGTTCCGGTGGCCGAGGGTCTGCCCTACGGGCTTCACACCGTTCGGATCGAGGCCGAGCGGGGCTGGGGGCAGTGGGCATTGGTGGGCTGGAGCATCGCGGGGGTCGGGCCGGATCCACTCCGGTATCGCCTCGCCCTGGCCCTGAGCCTGCTCGGGGTGGGGATGGGGGGATGGCTGCTCGTCACCGGACTGGTTCGGGCCCGTCGGCCTCCCCTGCAGGAGATCCTGCAGGCCATCGCCCACCGGCTGGGCCTGTGGGGCGCGTGGGGGCTCTCCGGGCTGGTTTACGCCGGGATGTGGTGGATCTCGCTGGAGCCATGGGGGCTCCGGCGCGCGGGGGAGGTGGGGTGGCTGGGACTGGGGCTGGCCCTGAGCGGGCTTTTCTATCTGGCCCCCCGGGTGGCCCTCACCGCCCTGGCGGCGTGCCTGCTCCTGATGGTGCTGATCCGACGCCCGTCCCTCGGCCTGGCGCTCACCGCCTTCTGGGCCCCCTTCTATTTGTATCCGAAGCCCTTCTTCCAGAAGGCGTTCCCGATGAACGAGCTCATGCTACTGCTCACCGCGGCCGCCTGGATCCTGCATCGCGGGATCCGCTGGGGGAGGGGGGAAAGGGGGCGCTGGGCCTGGGAGCCGGCCGATCGCTGGATGCTGATCTTCTTCGGCGCGGCCACCCTGAGCACTGCCCTGGCGGCCTTCCAGCGGGTGGCCTGGCGGGAGTGGCGCCTGGTGATCCTGGAGCCGTTGCTCTTCTACTTCCTGGCCCGGGCGATGCGGCCTTCGCGGGCGGAATGGGAGGCCGTGCTTCAGGCCTTCCTGCTGGGAGGGATCGGGGTCGCCGGCGTGGGCCTGCTCCAGTGGATCACGGGGACGGGGCTGATCACCGGAGAGGCCGGGGCGCGCTGCATCCGAGGGCCCTACGGTTCTCCCAACAATCTGGCCCTCTATCTGGGGCGGGTCTTCCCGTTCCTGCTGGCCCTAACCCTGAATGGGAGCTCCCGGCGCGGGCGCCTTCTGGCCGGGCTGGGCCTGCTGATGGTGGGCGCCGCGCTGATCGGAACCTGTTCGGAGGGAGCCGGGTTCCTGGGGATCCCGGCGGCCTTGATGGCGATGGGCGGGCTGTGGCTGTGGGATCGCTGGGGAGGGCTGTCACGAGGGGTCCGCTGGGGGCTGATCCTCATGGCGGTGGGAGGGATCCTCCTCTTCGCCGGAGCGCTGGCGCCGCGCATCGGGGAGGCCCTGGCCCGGCGCGCCGCCACCCCAGGCAGCACCGTCTTCTTCCGCGCCCGCCTGTGGGCCAGCACCCTGGACCTGATCCGCGAGCATCCGCTCTTCGGGGTGGGGCCGGACAATTTCCTCTACTGGTATCGGAGCCGCTATATCCGTCCAGACGCCTGGCAGGAGCCCAACCTCTCTCACCCTCACAACGTCTTTCTCGACTTTTGGGCGCGCACGGGGCTGCTGGGGCTGATCGCCGGGCTGGCCTGGCAGGTCCTGTTCTGGCGTCGGGTCGTCCGGGCCGGGATCTCCGGGGATCCCTGGCGCTGGGGGGCCGCCGGGGCGATGGCCGATCTCCTGGGGCACGGTCTGGTGGATCACGGCTTTTTCCTCATCGATCTGGCTCTGGCGTTTATGATCATCTTCGGCACGGGCCTTGGGATCGCCGAGGGATCGCCCCGCTCCGAGCGCCCCCGGCCGGTGAGGATCCACAAGGCGATCGTTTACCCGGAGGGCCCGTAG
- a CDS encoding proline dehydrogenase family protein has protein sequence MWRAVFVSLSRNRTLKHRVMRWGFVWRAAARFVAGETLEDGIRALRELEAQGIRGILDHLGENVESPADAERATEDYLLALDRLAALGLRPHLAVKLTHLGLDIGEALCERNLRRVVERAAEAGTVVEIDMESSAYTERTLALYRRLAPVYPNTRVAIQAYLYRSAQDVERLIEEGIARIRLCKGAYQEPPHIAYPRKRDVDASYIRLMERLLSAEARARGAFIAIATHDERIIRHALRRIEEWTVPREAFEFQMLYGIRRDLQVMLARQGFVIRVYVPYGTEWYPYFMRRLGERPANLWFVARHLIRP, from the coding sequence ATGTGGCGCGCGGTGTTTGTCTCCCTGTCTCGAAACCGGACCCTGAAGCATCGGGTCATGCGCTGGGGGTTTGTATGGCGGGCAGCCGCTCGCTTCGTGGCGGGCGAGACCCTCGAGGACGGCATTCGAGCCCTCCGGGAGCTGGAAGCCCAGGGGATCCGGGGCATCCTGGACCATCTGGGGGAGAACGTGGAGTCCCCGGCGGATGCCGAGCGGGCGACCGAGGATTACCTGCTGGCCCTGGACCGGCTGGCGGCGCTGGGGCTGCGTCCCCATCTGGCCGTCAAGCTGACCCATCTGGGGCTGGACATCGGGGAGGCGCTCTGCGAACGGAACCTCCGGCGCGTGGTGGAGCGGGCGGCCGAGGCCGGGACGGTGGTGGAGATCGATATGGAGAGCAGCGCGTATACCGAACGGACCCTCGCGCTGTATCGGCGGCTGGCCCCGGTTTATCCCAACACCCGGGTGGCCATCCAGGCCTATCTCTATCGCAGCGCCCAGGACGTGGAGCGTCTGATCGAGGAGGGGATCGCCCGGATCCGCCTGTGCAAGGGCGCCTATCAGGAGCCGCCCCACATCGCGTATCCGCGGAAGCGGGATGTGGACGCCAGCTACATCCGGCTGATGGAACGCCTGCTTTCGGCAGAAGCCCGGGCGCGGGGCGCCTTCATCGCCATCGCCACCCATGATGAGCGGATCATCCGGCATGCGCTCCGGCGGATCGAGGAGTGGACGGTGCCGCGGGAGGCCTTTGAGTTCCAGATGCTCTACGGGATCCGCCGAGACCTCCAGGTGATGCTGGCGCGCCAGGGGTTCGTCATCCGGGTATATGTGCCCTACGGGACCGAATGGTATCCCTACTTCATGCGCCGCCTGGGCGAGCGTCCGGCCAACCTCTGGTTTGTGGCGCGCCATCTCATCCGCCCATAG